Proteins encoded in a region of the Antedon mediterranea chromosome 2, ecAntMedi1.1, whole genome shotgun sequence genome:
- the LOC140040186 gene encoding uncharacterized protein produces MSDPLAHILGFYFADVLKESGKDFPDGMVSYQTTNKNSINMNNSATSWLQVGGGDGGYDMVDGDNNVEESHDDAMTNFEDIAKMLAKIGDNVNEKYKLPKFNPKTSFDSQVVSLLAERVGDSEVQQVALVLRFTKDVLKTAANPENILSKTRSFIAGHFAGWVRQYET; encoded by the exons ATGTCAGATCCGTTAGCCCACATTCTTGGGTTTTATTTTGCTGATGTATTGAAAGAATCCG GTAAAGATTTTCCAGATGGAATGGTCAGTTATCAAACAACGAACAAAAACAGTATAAACATGAATAACTCGGCCACATCATGGCTACAGGTGGGTGGAGGTGACGGAGGCTATGACATGGTGGATGGAGACAATAATGTGGAAGAATCGCACGATGATGCCATGACAAATTTTGAAG ATATAGCAAAGATGCTGGCGAAGATTGGAGATAACGTGAACGAAAAATATAAACTACCAAAATTCAACCCAAAGACGAGCTTCGACAGCCAGGTTGTTAGTTTATTGGCGGAGCGAGTGGGTGACTCGGAGGTTCAACAAGTCGCTCTTGTTCTACGCTTCACCAAGGACGTTTTGAAGACCGCTGCTAATCCAGAAAACATTCTTAGTAAAACCCGGAGTTTTATCGCAGGGCATTTTGCAGGATGGGTCCGACAGTATGAAACATAA